One genomic region from Yarrowia lipolytica chromosome 1C, complete sequence encodes:
- a CDS encoding uncharacterized protein (Compare to YALI0C13882g, similar to Saccharomyces cerevisiae TRM11 (YOL124C); ancestral locus Anc_3.48, similar to uniprot|Q12463 Saccharomyces cerevisiae YOL124c) — MIMLKKKSKSKKYFDNATTDLKKKKNTTQTEAMKYLLLLSQTHMQFRLAELTALAQLENIAVDLSSHDESSPFMIVELENDEAAKKLIRRSVLAKSIYELWGGPAASMEELHEQIKTQTSQLWPKYATDSFKFEIIGYQSSRPKEEFIKMVEGFSYMDFKGKIKMKSPDHVFTILEDYRVIGQNPEPAPARIFFGRHIANSNRSAMDTFDLKKRKYIGTTSFDAELSLLTCNLAHVKRNGLMYDPFAGTGSFLVAAAAFGALTVGSDIDVRMIRGKGKGCDIPANFKQYNSVNRLLDVLAVDFTNNSFRKGLKFDSIVCDPPYGVREGLKVLGVREEDVEKKKHLETTLVDGQLAHTRRDYIPPKKPFEFGKMMDALLSFSAERLVEDGRLAFWMPTANQDYTDAEIPLHEDLELICNCVQDFNQWSRRCLVYRRRKEGDKGELRKTEGGKAEDFRVKYFKGFKNE, encoded by the coding sequence ATGATTAtgttaaaaaaaaagtcaaAGTCTAAAAAATATTTTGATAATGCGACTACTGatctgaaaaaaaaaaaaaacaccacacaaacagaagcAATGAAGTacctgctgttgctgtcgCAAACGCACATGCAGTTTCGGCTGGCCGAACTCACCGCCCTGGCCCAGCTCGAAAATATCGCCGTTGACTTGTCGTCCCATGACGAGTCGTCTCCGTTCATGAttgtggagctggagaacgACGAGGCTGCCAAAAAGCTGATTCGACGATCCGTGCTTGCCAAGTCCATCTACGAGCTTTGGGGCGGTCCAGCTGCGTCCATGGAGGAGCTTCACGAGCAGATCAAGACCCAGACCAGCCAACTGTGGCCCAAGTATGCCACCGACTCGTTCAAGTTTGAAATCATTGGATACCAATCTTCGCGacccaaggaggagtttaTCAAGATGGTGGAGGGGTTTTCATACATGGATTTCAAGGGAAAGATCAAAATGAAGTCGCCGGACCACGTGTTCACCATTCTGGAGGACTACCGAGTCATCGGGCAGAACCCCGAACCCGCTCCCGCGCGAATATTCTTTGGACGACACATTGCCAACTCCAACCGGAGTGCCATGGACACTTTTGATCTCAAGAAACGCAAATATATCGGCACGACGTCGTTTGACGCTGAATTGTCTCTTTTGACGTGCAATTTGGCGCATGTGAAGCGAAACGGGCTCATGTACGATCCCTTTGCCGGCACCGGATCGTTTCTGGTGGCTGCGGCAGCGTTTGGAGCTCTCACGGTGGGTTCGGACATCGATGTGCGCATGATCAGAGGCAAGGGTAAAGGATGCGATATTCCTGCCAACTTCAAACAGTACAACTCCGTTAACCGGCTTCTGGACGTTTTGGCGGTCGACTTCACCAACAACTCGTTCCGAAAGGGTCTCAAGTTCGATTCCATCGTCTGTGATCCTCCCTACGGAGTTCGGGAGGGTCTCAAAGTCCTGGGAGTGCGAGAGGAGGAcgttgagaagaagaagcatcTGGAAACGACTCTGGTGGACGGTCAGCTGGCGCATACTCGTCGAGATTACATTCCTCCAAAGAAGCCGTTTGAGTTTGGAAAGATGATGGATGCTCTGTTGAGTTTCTCGGCTGAGCGACTTGTTGAAGACGGCCGGCTCGCCTTCTGGATGCCCACCGCCAACCAGGACTACACAGACGCCGAGATTCCTCTCCATGAGGATCTAGAGCTCATCTGCAACTGTGTGCAGGACTTCAACCAGTGGTCGCGACGGTGTTTGGTGTACAGGCGACGAAAGGAGGGCGATAAGGGCGAGTTGAGAAAGACTGAAGGCGGTAAGGCTGAGGACTTTCGAGTCAAGTACTTCAAGGGGTTCAAGAATGAGTAA
- a CDS encoding uncharacterized protein (Compare to YALI0C13838g, no similarity), with translation MAEDLVQYQKSDWSTLEESESTLSEDQVLSDGEDSGIVSITCVDSNCVSENEQGKLHQWRDRCVGLSGGRFHSLECLQFTPGQNPERLGMVLGESLLDNAVPKPPDVDFGSRSTIFCLNIVTFDSCP, from the coding sequence ATGGCTGAGGATCTGGTGCAGTACCAGAAGTCGGATTGGTCAACGCTCGAAGAATCAGAGTCTACGCTATCAGAAGATCAAGTACTGtctgatggagaagactcAGGGATAGTATCTATCACCTGTGTGGATTCGAACTGTGTTTCTGAAAACGAGCAAGGCAAACTCCATCAGTGGAGGGACCGATGTGTAGGTCTTTCAGGTGGGCGGTTCCATTCCTTGGAATGCTTGCAATTCACACCCGGTCAGAACCCCGAACGTCTGGGAATGGTCCTTGGGGAGTCTCTGCTCGACAACGCGGTTCCCAAGCCTCCTGACGTTGATTTTGGAAGTAGATCAACGATCTTTTGTCTCAACATTGTTACCTTTGACTCTTGCCCGTGA
- a CDS encoding uncharacterized protein (Compare to YALI0C13860g, similar to uniprot|Q99383 Saccharomyces cerevisiae YOL123w HRP1(RNA3 Cleavage factor Ib) and uniprot|Q99383|NAB4_YEAST Nuclear polyadenylated RNA- binding protein NAB4, similar to Saccharomyces cerevisiae HRP1 (YOL123W); ancestral locus Anc_3.49), translating into MSGLDDDDDFLNDIYAEDKPAKVEPKAEDNIPTPVAPAAATPAAPTADPRLAAAPSAPAAAAIPTAPAAAAAPAAAAPVAPAAPSIPAEMAAAVAAAMPGPNGDLVYRSDGNAALGNIVIPPKDEGKMFIGGLNWETTDESLTNYFAQFGEVLECTVMRDHFSGKSRGFGFLTFRDPKCVNAVMAKEHYLDGKIIDPKRAIPREEQDKTSKIFVGGVGSDVTEEDYKQFFEQYGTVIDAQLMIDKDSGRPRGFGFVTFDSEQAMNTILAQPLLILKDKPIEVKRAENRSKGAGASAVANAVAGPSHGGGNHNYNNNHSHGGTADAAAAPAQNSYGGMTPQAMTQWWQQYMQYMQQVQQMQGGAAADPEAQQAMMAQMMAQMQQQQQPQGQSHQQRDNHHQQSRERDHHNDESSDDNEMRRVDRGRDDRSGRRGRGYNQSDRRSRSPGVPTGPRDGRQRGRRHGGGRGRDRRDGGRAPGYHPYGGSRDRQQGRRD; encoded by the exons ATGTCTGGActcgacgacgacgacgatttTCTCAACGATATTTA CGCCGAGGATAAACCTGCCAAGGTTGAGCCCAAGGCGGAGGACAACATCCCCACGCCGGTAGCTCCCGCTGCGGCCACCCCCGCCGCTCCCACTGCTGATCCTCGAttggctgctgctccctcagctcctgctgccgctgccatTCCCACTGCACCCGCCGCCGCAGCTGCCCCTGCTGCCGCCGCTCCTGTGGCTCCTGCGGCTCCCTCTATCCCCGCCGAGATGGCTGCGGCAGTCGCAGCAGCCATGCCCGGACCCAACGGCGATCTTGTTTACCGGTCGGATGGAAATGCCGCTCTGGGAAACATTGTCATCCCTCCCAAGGACGAGGGTAAGATGTTCATTGGAGGTCTCAACTGGGAAACCACCGACGAGTCGCTGACCAACTACTTTGCGCAGTTTGGCGAGGTGCTGGAATGCACTGTCATGCGCGATCACTTTTCCGGCAAGTCTCGTGGATTCGGATTTCTCACCTTCAGAGACCCCAAGTGTGTGAACGCAgtcatggccaaggagcacTACCTTGACGGAAAGATCATCGATCCCAAGCGAGCTATCCCTCGAGAAGAGCAGGACAAGACCAGTAAGATTTTCGTGGGCGGAGTGGGCTCCGATGTCACCGAAGAGGACTACAAGCAGTTCTTTGAGCAGTACGGCACCGTCATTGACGCTCAGCTCATGATTGACAAGGACTCTGGCCGGCCTCGGGGATTCGGGTTCGTCACGTTCGACTCCGAGCAGGCCATGAACACCATTCTGGCCCAGCCCCTGCtgattctcaaggacaagccCATTGAGGTCAAGCGAGCCGAGAACCGGTCCAAGGGTGCCGGCGCTTCCGCAGTGGCCAATGCAGTTGCGGGACCTTCCCATGGAGGCGGCAaccacaactacaacaacaatcACAGCCACGGAGGTACTGCAGATGCCGCCGCCGCTCCTGCCCAGAACTCCTACGGTGGCATGACCCCCCAGGCCATGACCCAATGGTGGCAGCAGTACATGCAATACATGCAGCAGGTACAGCAGATGCAGGGAGGCGCTGCGGCCGACCCCGAAGCCCAGCAAGCCATGATGGCCCAGATGATGGCccagatgcagcagcagcagcagcctcaggGCCAAAGCCATCAGCAGAGAgacaaccaccaccagcagtCGAGAGAGCGGGACCACCACAACGATGAGTCGAGTGACGACAATGAGATGCGGCGAGTCGATCGTGGCCGAGACGACCGTTCTGGCCGACGGGGCCGGGGTTACAACCAGTCTGACCGACGATCTCGGTCTCCCGGAGTGCCCACTGGCCCTCGAGACGGCCGACAGAGAGGGCGACGGCATGGAGGAGGTCGAGGACGAGATCGACGAGACGGCGGACGAGCCCCAGGTTACCATCCTTACGGAGGGAGCCGAGATCGACAGCAGGGTCGAAGAGATTAA
- a CDS encoding uncharacterized protein (Compare to YALI0C13904g, similar to uniprot|P23255 Saccharomyces cerevisiae YCR042c TSM1 component of TFIID complex, similar to Saccharomyces cerevisiae TAF2 (YCR042C); ancestral locus Anc_1.76): protein MSRGFNVAHQKVSLDVDLGEKVLRGSTEITIVPSDLSIRQFRFDCRQAQIKSVLVNGKKATFTHHDASGYEAFSDSRTVSDVHQHHLYRKYIDHAHKEVLEGELEVNLPRGVKVSYQDTSRETGPAADEEAVGVYAPLIVTISFVVRDPKTGVTFVGGHGSRLKKSFWHAYTTHAPIGAATSHWLPCVDGLWSRCTWQFEVTVPRTVGSLGGARVEEEEPDVDMEDADDDEGLEGATPRVKEELADEHVVKKELTTETGSPKQTVDDDDEDEEMEQDDKEEELDLEMEIEIEVVGNGAVVEELSHADASKKTIAYSLWNPVSAQHIGFAVGPFVEAPLPDFRDTDEDEDGGTPAGFPIKVFALPDQVSDASNTCVFLHKAIEFLTNEYGSFPFDAMSVVFVSEYGKAQMGASGGLCVASDDFLYPPDVVDPLLSSTEALTVALTTQWCGVNIVPRTWNDTWLTQGLAIYMAALFMKRLMGNNEYRYRFKRLAEMICEEDVGRPPLAKPHFRFPLFPKDLSFINLKAPGVLFILDRRMTKIDKTFGLSRVIPRIFLQSLSGDLVNNALGTNHFYKLCERVSHCKLDEFFDQWVYSSGVPVLQVTQRFNKKRMFIEMGIRQTQTDKSGEKKPVEDTFIGDVIRSEEGVDHGDEEEGGPKTPLFTGPITIRIHEADGTPYEHVVDIKHIFTKLDIQYNTKYKRLKRNKKEVEAAATVTATAAPPAASASNNEEDEVGVVISCLGDVLQTDAELEEWELSEWGKDEEMRMSNEAFEWLRIDADFEWICKIHVNQPDYMYASQLQQDRDVVAQYESVQFFAESRPSKVYSTILLRTLIDRRYYYGVRVAAALGLVKMAVSETSYIGQTHLLKAFQNLFCFPNSSIPRSNDFSDFPTYFVQKAITRAFSQIRNGDGECPAEIRTLILDILAYNENSTNSMSDSFYLSDLITFLADVLCSSDSNDESTREFAARAVNEIDRCGRLDTWIPSYQNVVTVAALEAKKRLFLKGLFSAKLQDLIQFTRSVNSSEVRLAAFEAMLHIGGLRNHYIMHYVFASAALDDSARVRNGIIDLFTRYLGTLAIKGDMSADNHADDNDGMIVDDGTQAAMEARKVQMARTSLTGAADILRDMLRQDTSLQTELWDSLRSPYHGLEAKSQLLDVCQVLFVPVDAFKVKLSTPSLIKLGVDYSSGSSLALRVESNIPAPEKTAVLPAIKSKRLKEQAQRSEIVVVSKNNPKVKYSVRPGFRITTNPGPKKKEVKRLSVKLSFK from the coding sequence ATGTCGCGGGGATTCAATGTGGCGCACCAGAAGGTGTCGCTGGACGTGGATCTCGGGGAAAAGGTGCTGCGCGGCTCCACGGAAATCACGATTGTGCCGTCGGACCTGTCGATACGGCAGTTTCGGTTCGACTGTCGGCAGGCGCAGATCAAGTCTGTGTTGGTGAACGGCAAAAAGGCCACGTTCACACATCACGACGCCAGCGGCTACGAGGCGTTCAGCGACTCGCGCACCGTCTCGGACGTCCATCAGCACCATCTCTACCGAAAGTACATTGATCACGCCCACAAggaggtgttggagggAGAGCTGGAGGTGAATCTGCCGCGAGGCGTCAAGGTGAGCTATCAGGACACGTCACGGGAAACAGGGCCCGCCGCAGATGAGGAGGCCGTCGGGGTGTACGCTCCTCTGATTGTCACCATTTCGTTTGTGGTCCGGGATCCCAAGACGGGAGTCACGTTTGTCGGGGGCCATGGATCGAGGCTCAAAAAGTCGTTCTGGCATGCATACACAACCCACGCACCCATAGGAGCGGCCACCAGCCACTGGCTGCCGTGTGTGGACGGTCTGTGGTCTCGATGCACGTGGCAGTTTGAGGTGACGGTGCCCCGAACGGTGGGCAGTCTAGGAGGAGCAAGGgtcgaggaagaggagcccGACGTCGATATGGAGGACgcagacgacgacgagggtCTCGAAGGAGCCACTCCACGTGTCAAGGAAGAACTTGCCGACGAGCATGTGGTCAAAAAGGAACTCACAACAGAAACCGGGTCGCCAAAACAGACCgttgacgacgatgatgaggatgaggagatggagcaggacgacaaggaagaggaaCTTGATCTGGAAATGGAAATCGAAATTGAGGTGGTGGGAAATGGAGctgtggtggaggagctgtcCCACGCCGATGCATCCAAAAAGACCATTGCTTACTCCCTCTGGAACCCCGTCTCGGCCCAGCACATTGGCTTTGCTGTGGGTCCATTTGTGGAGGCGCCTCTGCCTGATTTCAGAGACACagacgaagacgaggacGGAGGAACACCAGCAGGATTCCCCATCAAGGTGTTTGCTCTTCCGGACCAGGTTTCCGACGCCTCAAACACATGTGTCTTCCTACACAAGGCCATCGAGTTTCTGACCAATGAGTATGGTTCATTCCCGTTCGACGCCATGAGcgtggtgtttgtgtctgagtATGGCAAGGCACAGATGGGCGCGTCTGGGGGTCTCTGTGTTGCCTCTGACGATTTTCTGTATCCTCCGGATGTAGTGGATCCCCTGCTTTCGTCCACAGAAGCTCTCACAGTTGCCCTGACTACCCAATGGTGTGGTGTCAACATTGTGCCACGCACCTGGAACGACACGTGGTTGACGCAAGGTCTGGCTATTTACATGGCTGCTCTGTTCATGAAGCGTCTGATGGGCAATAACGAGTACCGGTACCGGTTTAAGCGGTTGGCTGAGATGATTTGTGAGGAAGATGTGGGTCGCCCACCGCTCGCCAAGCCCCATTTTCGATTCCCTCTGTTTCCCAAGGATCTGAGCTTCATCAACCTGAAGGCTCCGGGAGTTTTGTTTATTCTGGATCGTCGAATGACCAAAATCGACAAGACGTTTGGTCTTTCTCGAGTCATTCCCCGTATCTTTCTGCAGTCTCTTTCTGGTGATCTTGTCAACAATGCTCTGGGCACAAACCACTTTTACAAGCTGTGTGAGCGAGTTTCGCACTGCAAGCTGGACGAGTTCTTTGACCAGTGGGTGTACTCGAGTGGTGTTCCTGTACTGCAGGTCACCCAGCGgttcaacaagaagcgaatGTTCATTGAAATGGGTATTCGGCAGACCCAGACCGACAAGAGCGGCGAGAAGAAACCTGTGGAGGATACCTTTATTGGGGACGTTATTCGGAGTGAAGAGGGAGTGGATCATGgggatgaggaggaaggagGTCCCAAAACGCCACTTTTTACTGGTCCCATTACAATTCGAATCCACGAGGCTGATGGTACTCCCTACGAGCATGTGGTGGATATCAAGCACATTTTTACCAAACTTGATATCCAGTACAACACAAAGTATAAGCGGCTGAAGCGGAACAAGAAAGAGGTGGAAGCTGCGGCCACTGTTACTGCAACTGCGGCGcctcctgcagcttctgcttcaAACaatgaggaggatgaggtcGGTGTGGTCATCTCGTGTCTGGGCGATGTGCTACAGACCGATGCAGAGTTGGAAGAGTGGGAGCTCAGTGAGTGGGGCAAGGATGAGGAGATGCGCATGTCCAATGAGGCGTTTGAGTGGCTCCGAATCGACGCAGATTTCGAATGGATTTGTAAGATCCATGTCAACCAACCCGATTACATGTACGCTTCTCAGCTTCAACAGGATCGAGATGTGGTTGCCCAGTACGAATCGGTGCAGTTCTTTGCCGAGTCGCGACCCTCCAAGGTATATTCGACGATCCTGCTACGTACATTGATTGATCGGCGGTACTATTATGGAGTTCGAGTGGCAGCAGCACTTGggttggtgaagatggcAGTTTCGGAAACGTCTTACATTGGTCAGACGCATCTGTTAAAGGCCTTTCAGAACTTGTTCTGTTTCCCCAACTCGTCTATTCCTCGATCTAACGACTTTTCGGATTTCCCCACATATTTCGTGCAAAAGGCCATTACTCGAGCCTTTTCTCAGATCAGAAATGGAGATGGCGAGTGTCCCGCAGAGATCCGGACGCTGATTCTAGACATTTTGGCCTACAATGAGAATTCAACCAACTCCATGAGTGACTCGTTCTACCTGTCTGATCTGATTACGTTTTTGGCCGATGTCTTGTGTTCGTCAGACAGCAACGACGAGTCTACTCGTGAATTTGCTGCCCGTGCAGTCAACGAGATTGATCGGTGTGGTCGCCTGGACACTTGGATTCCGTCGTACCAGAACGTGGTGACTGTGGCTGCAttggaggccaagaagcggCTCTTTCTCAAGGGTCTATTTTCTGCCAAGCTGCAGGATCTCATCCAGTTCACGCGTTCTGTCAACTCATCGGAGGTGCGTCTGGCAGCTTTCGAGGCTATGTTGCACATTGGTGGGCTTCGAAACCACTACATTATGCATTATGTGTTCGCCTCGGCTGCTCTGGACGACTCTGCGCGGGTGCGAAACGGCATCATCGACCTCTTCACGCGGTATCTCGGCACTTTGGCCATCAAGGGTGATATGTCTGCAGATAACCATGCCGATGACAATGACGGTATGATTGTCGATGATGGTACCCAGGCGGCGATGGAGGCGCGAAAGGTGCAGATGGCTCGAACGTCGCTTACTGGGGCTGCAGATATTCTTCGAGACATGCTCCGGCAGGACACCAGTCTCCAGACTGAGCTGTGGGACTCGCTACGAAGTCCATACCACGGTCTGGAGGCCAAGTCGCAGTTGCTAGACGTGTGTCAGGTGCTGTTTGTACCTGTGGATGCTTTCAAGGTCAAGTTGTCGACCCCCAGTCTGATCAAGTTGGGCGTAGACTATTCTTCTGGAAGTTCTTTGGCTTTGCGGGTGGAGTCCAACATTCCTGCTCCGGAGAAGACGGCCGTGTTGCCTGCCATCAAGAGCAAGCggctcaaggagcaggcGCAGAGGTCGGAGATTGTGGTGGTATCCAAGAACAACCCAAAGGTCAAGTATTCGGTGAGGCCGGGCTTCAGGATCACGACAAATCCCGGtcccaaaaaaaaggaggTCAAGCGGTTGTCGGTAAAGCTCAGTTTCAAGTAA
- a CDS encoding uncharacterized protein (Compare to YALI0C13794g, weakly similar to uniprot|Q6C189 Yarrowia lipolytica YALI0F18326g) yields the protein MLLLAPTQPTSNKRSAHHTPVRKDHVASRPTKRKTQYTIRPVSMQKMLGLTHKKLELLKFYVLHASPLLVHASGKKDAPWMKSSIQLAKKSPALTAACLTFSQMMLYNLQNEYRYMLKGNVPHSKRLELPKCHKVVGYVPLSDKQEENLLIMFTDALAKLKLELINLDTTHNYNCVLIACVMVSMCSKALFIIPLLSFDNSGADIFGILRIIHDIQTLYLGQGKSDTIAAAPLPSKHYLPRDDLLWNIPNLVPNSDPKLKTCLVREIHTMTELYSMDLDGRSSAHLTAWSVYWHPDFLAYIRQNNPYALLLVCFYCAYVHRYHGLCWWKDRLQYDLQDILDQLPQELHQYVWWPMLEVSSFEYDHSVELGLAV from the coding sequence atgctgctgctggcgcCGACCCAACCCACCTCCAATAAACGCTCAGCCCACCACACGCCCGTGCGAAAAGACCATGTGGCGTCACGACCGACAAAGAGAAAGACCCAGTACACGATCCGGCCGGTGTCGATGCAGAAAATGCTGGGCTTAACCCACAAaaagctggagctgctcaagttCTACGTTCTGCATGCTTCGCCACTGCTGGTCCACGCCTCGGGCAAAAAGGACGCACCGTGGATGAAGTCGTCGATCCAACTGGCGAAAAAAAGCCCCGCCTTGACCGCAGCATGCCTCACATTTTCGCAAATGATGCTCTACAACCTGCAAAACGAGTACCGATACATGCTCAAGGGAAACGTGCCGCACTCCAAACGGCTGGAGTTGCCGAAATGCCACAAAGTCGTGGGATACGTGCCTCTGTCTGACAAACAGGAAGAAAACCTGCTCATCATGTTCACCGACGCCCTCGCCAAACTCAAACTCGAACTCATCAACCTGGATACCAcccacaactacaactgCGTGCTCATCGCCTGCGTCATGGTGTCCATGTGCTCCAAGgccctcttcatcattcCTCTGCTGAGCTTTGATAACTCCGGGGCGGACATTTTCGGCATCCTGCGCATCATCCACGATATCCAGACGCTGTACTTGGGCCAGGGAAAATCGGACACCATAGCCGCCGCCCCCTTGCCAAGTAAACACTACCTTCCACGTGATGACCTGCTATGGAACATTCCTAATCTAGTGCCCAACAGCGACCCCAAGCTGAAAACCTGTCTCGTCAGAGAAATCCACACTATGACCGAACTTTACTCCATGGACTTGGATGGGCGGAGCTCGGCCCATCTCACAGCCTGGAGCGTTTACTGGCATCCGGACTTTCTGGCTTACATCCGACAGAATAACCCCTATGCGCTCTTGTTGGTCTGTTTCTACTGTGCCTACGTGCACAGATACCACGGCCTATGTTGGTGGAAGGACAGATTGCAGTACGACCTGCAGGACATTCTCGATCAGCTGCCCCAGGAGCTGCATCAATACGTTTGGTGGCCCATGTTGGAGGTATCCAGCTTTGAGTATGATCATTCCGTCGAGCTGGGTTTGGCCGTGTAA
- a CDS encoding uncharacterized protein (Compare to YALI0C13816g, similar to Saccharomyces cerevisiae TVP18 (YMR071C); ancestral locus Anc_2.534, some similarities with uniprot|Q04767 Saccharomyces cerevisiae YMR071c), translated as MSLVEELKTRNFSIYGQWIGVLCIILCIALGIANIFHASLVIIFSIICIVQGLVVVFVEIPFLLRICPVTERFSNFIRFFNQNWPRAAFYIGMATIQYCSLIFMTTSLLVPAVFLTITSMCYALAALKHQEFTGSSTLGGAGIARQIL; from the exons ATGTCTCTTGTGGAAGAACTCAAGACTCGAAACTTCAGTATATACGGGCAATGGATTGGCGTGCTGTGCATCATTCTGTGCATTGCGCTCGGAATCGCCAACATTTTCCATGCCAGCTTGGTGATCATTTTCTCCATTATTTGCAT CGTCCAAGGTCTGGTGGTCGTATTTGTTGAAATCCCGTTCCTGCTGCGAATCTGCCCCGTGACGGAACGGTTTTCCAACTTCATTCGATTCTTCAACCAAAACTGGCCGCGAGCCGCCTTCTACATCGGAATGGCCACTATCCAGTACTGCTCGCTTATTTTCATGACCACGTCGCTGCTGGTGCCCGCCGTGTTCCTGACCATCACATCCATGTGTTACGCTCTGGCAGCCCTCAAGCACCAGGAGTTCACTGGGTCTTCCACtcttggtggtgctggAATCGCAAGACAGATTCTGTAA
- a CDS encoding uncharacterized protein (Compare to YALI0C13926g, weakly similar to uniprot|P24870 Saccharomyces cerevisiae YDL155w CLB3 cyclin G2/M-specific P6.2.f6.1), protein MSNNLASLINEELQRATPTPAQRLNVIEQAISRRVEAEYKDDIIAHMATMQQQTLPEASMMDLQPELEWHMRPYLLDFIVETHVTLRLQPQTLFLAINLIDRYCSKRVVYKKHYQLVGCTCLWIAAKYEDKKSRVPTISDLKHMCCGAYEEDMFCQMEGHVLNTLEWTVGHPTTDSYLDLFLGPESQQVTQTIRHVSRYLCEIALYPRTFFSFAPSLVASCARTLAYHILGIPCPNPNMHSSIYPSSAGGNSAEMHCLSTLAQHMQQPSRAVQKKYSRQSYCNAAQIVQSFVSQAANSNPTAIPNPATPPPTLSAPHSPASSIHTTFSEASTPSSAYFPISQQNSPANVKQHFSPQVYSMSNLSNVSVNYR, encoded by the coding sequence ATGTCAAACAACCTAGCATCACTAATCAACGAAGAACTGCAACGGGCAACCCCCACGCCGGCACAGCGACTCAACGTCATCGAACAAGCCATCTCTCGCCGGGTCGAGGCCgagtacaaggacgacaTCATCGCGCACATGGCCACGATGCAACAGCAGACCCTGCCCGAGGCTTCGATGATGGATCTGCAGCCTGAACTCGAGTGGCACATGCGTCCCTACCTTCTGGACTTCATCGTCGAGACTCATGTGACGCTGCGACTCCAGCCCCAGACGCTGTTTCTCGCCATCAACCTGATTGACCGGTACTGCTCCAAGCGAGTGGTGTACAAGAAGCACTACCAGCTGGTGGGATGCACCTGCCTGTGGATCGCAGCTAAGTACGAGGACAAAAAGAGCCGGGTGCCGACTATCTCGGACCTCAAACACATGTGCTGCGGCGCCTACGAGGAGGACATGTTCTGCCAGATGGAGGGCCACGTGCTCAACACCCTGGAATGGACCGTGGGCCACCCCACCACCGACTCGTACCTGGACCTGTTTCTGGGGCCCGAGAGCCAGCAGGTGACACAAACCATCAGACACGTGTCTCGTTACCTGTGCGAGATTGCTCTCTACCCGCGGACCTTCTTTTCGTTCGCCCCCAGTCTCGTGGCCTCGTGCGCCCGAACCCTGGCCTACCATATTCTCGGCATCCCCTgccccaaccccaacatgCACTCCTCCATCTACCCGTCGTCGGCTGGAGGAAACAGCGCCGAGATGCACTGTCTGTCGACCCTGGCCCAGCACATGCAGCAGCCGTCGCGGGCGGTCCAGAAGAAGTACTCACGCCAGTCGTACTGCAACGCCGCCCAGATTGTGCAGAGCTTTGTGTCGCAGGCCGCCAACAGCAACCCCACTGCGATCCCCAACCCGGCCACCCCTCCCCCAACCCTTTCGGCGCCCCACTCTCCTGCATCTTCCATCCACACCACCTTTTCCGAGGCCAGCACCCCGTCATCGGCGTACTTTCCCATTAGCCAGCAGAATTCGCCTGCTAATGTGAAACAGCATTTTTCCCCCCAGGTGTACTCCATGAGCAATTTGAGCAATGTGAGCGTCAACTACAGATGA